The genomic DNA TAACTTATGGAATTGATATGTATTAATATCAGTTTCCCGCTTCTTTCTCTATTCAATTTGTAATGTCCTTTTCGTCAATTCCCTTGACGCGAGATTAATTCTAACATATCTTTTGTTCCTAGTCAACACTTTTTTAATTATTTATTTTATTTGTCATCCTAATACTCTATTATACTATTTAAAATCAGTGTTTCTATAGAAAAAAAATTAAAAGTTTTAAAATTAAATAAAAATTTCAGCATATATTCTTCTTAATTAGTTTAGATAAAAACTTTTATCTAAACTAATTATATAATTTTATGTTTATTTTTGATATAATTTAATTATATCAAAAATAATAAATGGAGGTTAAGAATTATGAAAAAATATTTTTTGATTACACTTTTTGCTATTTTAATAACTACTCCATCTTTTGCAGAGAATATAAAAAAACTTAAAATTGCTACTTTAAAAGGTCCTACAGGTATGGGGATGGCTAAGTTAATGGAAGATTATTCTAATGATTATAATTTTGATATATATTCTGCACCTGATCAATTAATTGCTAAAATAATAAAAAAGGAAGTTGATATTGCTGCAGTCCCTGCAAATTTAGCATCTATCTTATATAATAAAACTAAGGGAAATATTAAAGTAGCGGCCATAAATACATTGGGAATTTTATATATTGCTGAAAACGGAAATAATATAAGTTCAATATCTAATTTAGAAAATAAAACTATATATGCTAGTGGAAAAGGAGCTACTCCTGAATTTATTTTAAATTATTTTTTAAAGAAAAATAATTTAAAAAATGTAAATGTAGTTTATTTATTAAATCATAGTGATATAGCGTCATCTCTAGTAGCTAATAAAATTGATATTGCTCTTATTCCTGAACCATTTCTAACAATTGCTCAAACTAAAAATTCTAATATAAGAGTTGCTCTAGATTTAAATAAAGAATGGGAAAAAATAACAAATAATAATAAACTAACTATGGGGGTAATTATTATTAATAAATCTATTAATAATAATAAAATTGATGAATTTTTAATTAGATATAAAAATTCTATTAATTTCGTAAATAATAATCCTGATTTAGCAGCTAATTTAATAGAAAAACACAATATATTTACAAATAAAAAAATTATAAAAAACTCTATTCCAAACAGTAATATTGTATTTATTGATATGAATGAAGGCGAAAAATATTTAAATGATTTTTATAAAATTTTATTTGATTTTAATCCAAAATTAATTGGGGGAAAAATTCCTAATGAAAACTTTTATTACAAAAATAATTAAAAAAAAAATTATTATTTTATCATGGATATTAATATGGGGATTAATCGCCAAAATAGTAAATAATTCCATATTAATACCTTCTCCAATAGAAACTTTTAAAACTCTATTATCCCTTGTAAATAAGGCTAACTTTTGGTATACAATTTTTTTTACTGTATATAGAGTATTAATTGGTGTTTTATTATCTATATTTTTAGGAACTTTTTTAAGTATATTTGCAATTTATTCAAAAATATTAAAAGATTTTTTTGAGCCAATTATTACTGCTATAAAATCAACTCCTGTTATGTCTTTTATTGTAATTGCATTAGTATGGTTTAAGTCTGGGATTGTTCCTATATTTATAAATGTATTAGTATGTTTTCCAATAATTTATACAAATATTTTAGAAGGAATAAACTCTATTGATAAAAAAATACTTAATATGGCAAAATTATATAAAGTGAAAAACATTTATATTATAAAAGATATTTATATTCCAGCAACTAAAAATTTTCTTGCTTCTGGGATCATTATGTCTTTAGGACTTGGATTTAAAGTGACTATTGCATCTGAAATTTTAAGTGTCCCAAGATATTCTATAGGTCTTAATTTGCTAGAAAGTAAAACATTGCTTGAAACTCAAGAACTTTTTGCATGGACAATAATTATTGTATTTTTAAGTCTACTATTTGAAGGTTTATTTAAATTTTATCTAAAATATAAGCGAGGGAATTTTAAAAATGAATAACTCTATAAAATTAATTAGTATTGATAAAAAATATAATAATGAAATAATTTTTAAAAACTTTTCTATTGAATTTGAAGAAAATAAAATACATATAATTTTTGGTCCTTCTGGAATCGGTAAAACTACTTTATTAAATATAATTGCTCAAATTGAAGATTTTGATAAAGGTAAAATTATAAATAATCACACTGTCTCATACGTATTCCAAGAAGATAGGTTACTTCCTTGGTTAAATGTATATGAAAATATTGAATTTGTATTAAAATCAATAATAAATAAAAAAAATCGAGAAAAAATTATTAAAAATAATTTAAAATTAGTAAAGCTTGAAAATCATTTATATAAATTTCCTAATGAACTTAGTGGAGGAATGCAACGAAGAGTAGCTTTAGCAAGAGCTTTTTCTTATCCTAGTAGTCTACTTTTGATGGATGAACCTTTTAAAGGTCTTGATTTGAAATTAAAAAAAGAAATCATTTCTGATTTTTTAAATTTATATAAATCATCTAATAAAACTATTATTTTAGTAACACATGATATTAAAGAAGCTAAACTTTTGAATGGAATAATTTATGATATTAGTAAATTAAAAAAAATTTCAACTCTTTAATAAATTTTATATTTTAAAGCTTAAATTTTTAATAAATTTAAGTCTTTTTTATTTTATTTAATATTTTTATGTGCTATAATTATAAAAACAAACTATTTAAGAGGTATATAATTATGGAAAATATTTATGAAGCTTTAAAAAAAGAAATTAATAATCTAAAAAATTCTACATCTACCTTAAATAGTGATAAAGTGACTATCTCTATTAAGAATATTGAAAATTCTATTGATTTTTTATTTGAAAAAGCTATGAAAGAAAAACTTAATTCAGAAAAGATAGTTAAAAATTTTTTTGAAAAAAAAGAAGTTTTTGAGATTATTTTTGATAATATTGATATTGGATTATTTATTATTAATGTTGTTAATAATGAATTTTATGTGGAGTCTATAAACAGAGCTTATGAAAAGGCTACTGGTTTTAAAAAAGATGATGTAAAAAATAAAAATATTAAAGAAATAGTAGATACAAAGTTATACTCCGCTTTTACTTCTAATTACCAAGAATGTATAAATAAAAAAGAACCTTTAGAATATGAAGAAATTTTATTTGTTAATTCAAAACGAACATATTGGTTTACTAAACTTATACCTCTTATAGAAAATGAAAAAGTTATTAAAATTATAGGTACTTCTGTTCCTATCACTGAATATAAAGCCTCTGAAAAAGAAGCTAAAAAAAGAGAATCCTTTTTAAAAACTCTTTTAGACACAATTCCAAATCCTATATTCTATAAAGATGAAAATTTAAGATATTTAGGTTGCAATAAAGCCTTTGAAGATATATTAAGGCTTAGACTTGAAGATATTATTGGTAAAAATGTATTTGAGTTATCTTCTAGAGAATTAGCTGAAGAATATCATAAAAAAGATATTGAACTTTTAAAAAATCCATACAAACAGCAATATGAAGCTCAGATTAAAAACGCAAATGATCAATATAGAGATGTATTATTTTATAAAGCAGTTTATGAAATTGACGGTGAGATAGCTGGTATTATAGGTACAATTCTTGATATTACAGAAATTAAAAATTATCAAAGAATACTAAAAGAATTATCATTACAAGATGAGTTAACTCAAATATATAATAAACGTGGTATCAAAGAACTTAGCCAATCTATGTATAGAGAATTAATTAGAAATAAAGGAACTCTTGGAATACTTATGATAGATATAGATAATTTTAAAAAATATAATGATACTTATGGACATCCAGAAGGTGATGTCTGTTTAAGTAAGATAGCTCAAACCATAAAAGAATCTTGTAATAGACCTCGAGATCTAGTTGGAAGATATGGTGGTGAAGAATTTATTGTGTTTTTACCTAATACTGATATTAAAGGGACTATTGTAGTTGCAGAAAGAATTCTTAAAAAGATTAGAAACTTAAAAATCCCTCATAAAACTTCACCTACTGCAGACGTTGTTACTGTAAGTATTGGTGTTCTAAATGTTCTTTGTGATAAAAACATTGATTTAGATACACATATATTTATGGTAGATAATTTACTTTATAAAGCTAAAAAAAATGGAAGAAATAGATACGAGGTGTAATAATGGCAAAATTAATCGGGTATATCAAAGATAATTCTATAAATATTTATATAAAAAACAGATTACTTGGAACAATAGATATAACTAATATTAAATCTATACCAAATATCCCTAAAATTTTTAATTTAACTAAAGAACATTTAAAAACTGAATGGGATAAAATAAAGCATAATCTAACTATTGCTGATAGACTTTTAAATTATGTTTTTAATAGTGAGTTAAAACTTTTTATTGAAAGTGATTTTTCAAGTGCAGAAGGTTTCGGATTAATGTCAATATTTATTGAAGTATTAAAAGTCTCTAAAATAGAACTTTTGCATAAATCTGATTATTTTTTTACTAATGGAAATAAAAATAATTTCTGTTTTGTAGAATCAAATAATAGAAATTTTATATATTTAGATT from Hypnocyclicus thermotrophus includes the following:
- a CDS encoding ABC transporter permease, coding for MKTFITKIIKKKIIILSWILIWGLIAKIVNNSILIPSPIETFKTLLSLVNKANFWYTIFFTVYRVLIGVLLSIFLGTFLSIFAIYSKILKDFFEPIITAIKSTPVMSFIVIALVWFKSGIVPIFINVLVCFPIIYTNILEGINSIDKKILNMAKLYKVKNIYIIKDIYIPATKNFLASGIIMSLGLGFKVTIASEILSVPRYSIGLNLLESKTLLETQELFAWTIIIVFLSLLFEGLFKFYLKYKRGNFKNE
- a CDS encoding ABC transporter substrate-binding protein; this encodes MKKYFLITLFAILITTPSFAENIKKLKIATLKGPTGMGMAKLMEDYSNDYNFDIYSAPDQLIAKIIKKEVDIAAVPANLASILYNKTKGNIKVAAINTLGILYIAENGNNISSISNLENKTIYASGKGATPEFILNYFLKKNNLKNVNVVYLLNHSDIASSLVANKIDIALIPEPFLTIAQTKNSNIRVALDLNKEWEKITNNNKLTMGVIIINKSINNNKIDEFLIRYKNSINFVNNNPDLAANLIEKHNIFTNKKIIKNSIPNSNIVFIDMNEGEKYLNDFYKILFDFNPKLIGGKIPNENFYYKNN
- a CDS encoding sensor domain-containing diguanylate cyclase; the encoded protein is MENIYEALKKEINNLKNSTSTLNSDKVTISIKNIENSIDFLFEKAMKEKLNSEKIVKNFFEKKEVFEIIFDNIDIGLFIINVVNNEFYVESINRAYEKATGFKKDDVKNKNIKEIVDTKLYSAFTSNYQECINKKEPLEYEEILFVNSKRTYWFTKLIPLIENEKVIKIIGTSVPITEYKASEKEAKKRESFLKTLLDTIPNPIFYKDENLRYLGCNKAFEDILRLRLEDIIGKNVFELSSRELAEEYHKKDIELLKNPYKQQYEAQIKNANDQYRDVLFYKAVYEIDGEIAGIIGTILDITEIKNYQRILKELSLQDELTQIYNKRGIKELSQSMYRELIRNKGTLGILMIDIDNFKKYNDTYGHPEGDVCLSKIAQTIKESCNRPRDLVGRYGGEEFIVFLPNTDIKGTIVVAERILKKIRNLKIPHKTSPTADVVTVSIGVLNVLCDKNIDLDTHIFMVDNLLYKAKKNGRNRYEV
- a CDS encoding ABC transporter ATP-binding protein codes for the protein MNNSIKLISIDKKYNNEIIFKNFSIEFEENKIHIIFGPSGIGKTTLLNIIAQIEDFDKGKIINNHTVSYVFQEDRLLPWLNVYENIEFVLKSIINKKNREKIIKNNLKLVKLENHLYKFPNELSGGMQRRVALARAFSYPSSLLLMDEPFKGLDLKLKKEIISDFLNLYKSSNKTIILVTHDIKEAKLLNGIIYDISKLKKISTL